Proteins from a genomic interval of Xiphophorus maculatus strain JP 163 A chromosome 7, X_maculatus-5.0-male, whole genome shotgun sequence:
- the LOC102230189 gene encoding transmembrane protein 198-B-like, with product MTSTSQLLGLAEMGLKCDQEIERRYEIVPSVVCSMCCLFGIIYCFFGYRCFKAVLFLTGLMFGSVVIFMLCYKERVMDTQLSVEASVGIGLGIGTLCGLVTMLVRSVGLFMVGLLLGLLVGVASLVVMEEFYHPKTVWVPLGILLGSGTLFAVLTLQWQRCFVTFSTATFGSAIITVTVDYFIELFALVHYIYERLKVAPKKPVCWFTWVILGVWPVLTLLGVLIQWKVTAEGFSHTEVVLSRQQRRVQLMRIRQREEKLKKEKEKKKKKRQNQKTTLKQKAHTHHSHHHQQYHHPVVSHSHHQTQSSQQPKVPPPPSQTEPGYHRKPNPKRRFDGDVLSPSYIRSFRDRQTERRAYSHTRMSRSRMAQLDYDCGSQVPLTVPSGPAVRI from the exons ATGACTTCCACCAGCCAGCTTCTGGGTTTAGCCGAGATGGGCCTAAAGTGTGACCAGGAGATCGAGAGGAGGTATGAGATTGTGCCCTCGGTGGTCTGCTCCATGTGCTGCCTCTTTGGAATCATCTACTGCTTCTTTG GCTATCGATGCTTCAAGGCAGTGTTGTTTCTAACAGGCCTGATGTTTGGCTCTGTGGTCATCTTCATGCTGTGCTACAAGGAGAGGGTGATGGACACTCAGCTGAGCGTAGAGGCATCTGTCGGTATTGGCCTGGGCATTGGGACACTGTGTGGCCTGGTGACCATGTTGGTCCGCAGCGTGGGCCTTTTTATGGTAGGCCTGCTGCTGGGCCTGCTGGTTGGAGTTGCATCACTTGTG GTTATGGAGGAATTCTATCACCCTAAAACAGTATGGGTTCCTCTGGGAATCCTTCTGGGCTCTGGGACATTGTTTGCCGTCCTCACTCTTCAGTGGCAACGGTGCTTCGTCACCTTCTCTACGGCAACATTTGGCTCTGCCATCATCACTGTCACAGTGGATTACTTTATAGAGCTGTTTGCCTTGGTGCACTACATCTATGAGAGACTCAAG GTGGCACCAAAGAAGCCTGTCTGCTGGTTCACCTGGGTCATCTTAGGGGTGTGGCCTGTCCTGACCCTCCTTGGAGTTCTGATCCAATGGAAAGTTACTGCAGAGGGATTTTCTCACACGGAGG TGGTACTGAGTCGACAGCAGCGGCGGGTTCAGCTCATGCGAATCCGACAAAGAgaggaaaagctgaaaaaagagaaggagaagaagaagaaaaaacgtCAAAACCAGAAGACCACCCTCAAGCAGAAGGCTCATACCCATCACAGCCACCATCACCAGCAGTACCACCACCCAGTGGTCTCCCACTCTCATCACCAAACCCAGAGCTCTCAGCAACCTAAggtccctcctcctccttcccaGACAGAACCCGGCTACCACCGCAAACCCAACCCCAAAAGACGCTTTGATGGAGATGTGCTGTCTCCG AGCTACATCAGGAGTttcagagacagacagacagaaagacgGGCTTACTCCCACACTCGAATGAGTCGCTCTCGGATGGCTCAACTGGACTATGACTGCGGCTCTCAAGTGCCTCTCACAGTCCCCAGTGGACCAGCAGTTCGGATctaa